One window from the genome of Myxococcota bacterium encodes:
- a CDS encoding aminotransferase class I/II-fold pyridoxal phosphate-dependent enzyme, whose product MAPPKLNPLAQALNDQIEAASPEVASMLSAYGRRLYFPKGILSQSAEAKQRAHRFNATIGIATENKGPMFLPSMQRYLADVDPVDAYTYAPPAGRPGLRERWREKLLAENPSLAGKQFGLPIVTSAITHGLTVLGELFVDPGDVIVMPDKLWGNYRLTYEVRMGAEIRTFPFYANGDGGGFNAEGFASALASAADGREKVIALLNFPNNPTGYMPTPAEGDAIVAAVRRVAEQGTKVVAVSDDAYFGLFYHLGGASMTESPFAKLANLHPNVLAVKLDGATKELFVWGLRCGFITFAPGRAETAQAVCEALDAKARGAIRGSISNVPQLSQTLVEKALASASIDDERKQKCETLRARAAKVFEVANAPRFAESFSVYPFNSGYFMCVRVKGVDAEELRVKLLDDYGVGLISTSPTDIRVAFSCLEVDEIEPLFEDLHAAIQRLRSEKGE is encoded by the coding sequence ATGGCTCCCCCCAAGCTCAACCCGCTCGCCCAGGCCCTGAACGACCAGATCGAGGCGGCGTCGCCCGAGGTGGCGTCGATGCTCTCGGCGTACGGACGACGGCTCTACTTCCCGAAGGGAATCCTCTCGCAGTCCGCCGAGGCGAAGCAGCGCGCGCACCGCTTCAACGCGACGATCGGCATCGCGACCGAGAACAAGGGCCCGATGTTCCTGCCGTCGATGCAGCGCTACCTCGCCGACGTCGACCCGGTGGATGCCTACACGTACGCGCCGCCCGCCGGGCGGCCCGGCCTGCGCGAGCGCTGGCGCGAGAAGCTCCTCGCCGAGAACCCGAGCCTCGCCGGCAAGCAGTTCGGCCTTCCGATCGTGACGAGTGCGATCACGCACGGCCTCACCGTGCTCGGCGAGCTCTTCGTCGACCCGGGCGACGTCATCGTCATGCCCGACAAGCTCTGGGGCAACTACCGCCTCACGTACGAGGTGAGGATGGGCGCGGAGATCCGCACGTTCCCGTTCTACGCGAACGGCGACGGCGGCGGCTTCAACGCCGAGGGCTTCGCGAGCGCGCTCGCGAGCGCGGCGGACGGGCGCGAGAAGGTCATCGCGCTGCTCAACTTCCCGAACAACCCGACGGGCTACATGCCGACGCCCGCCGAGGGCGACGCGATCGTCGCCGCGGTGCGGCGCGTGGCCGAGCAGGGCACGAAGGTCGTCGCCGTCTCCGACGACGCCTACTTCGGGCTCTTCTACCACCTCGGCGGCGCGTCGATGACGGAGTCGCCGTTCGCGAAGCTCGCGAACCTGCACCCGAACGTGCTCGCGGTGAAGCTCGACGGCGCGACGAAGGAGCTCTTCGTCTGGGGCCTCCGCTGCGGCTTCATCACGTTCGCGCCCGGGCGCGCGGAGACCGCGCAGGCCGTGTGCGAGGCGCTCGACGCGAAGGCGCGCGGCGCCATCCGCGGCAGCATCAGCAACGTCCCGCAGCTCTCGCAGACGCTCGTCGAGAAGGCGCTCGCCTCGGCCTCGATCGACGACGAGCGCAAGCAGAAGTGCGAGACGCTGCGCGCGCGCGCCGCGAAGGTGTTCGAGGTGGCGAACGCGCCGCGCTTCGCGGAGAGCTTCAGCGTCTACCCGTTCAACAGCGGCTACTTCATGTGCGTGCGCGTGAAGGGCGTCGACGCCGAGGAGCTGCGCGTCAAGCTGCTCGACGACTACGGCGTGGGGCTCATCTCGACGAGCCCGACGGACATCCGCGTCGCGTTCTCGTGCCTCGAGGTCGACGAGATCGAGCCGCTCTTCGAGGACCTGCACGCCGCCATCCAGCGGCTGCGCAGCGAGAAGGGCGAGTAG
- a CDS encoding GNAT family N-acetyltransferase, protein MRDARANELDRVAALWTAITEHHAALDPFFTQRRDARAERELRALLAALHRDPDARILVYERAAIAGGAAAARDAVGGDAPPAAGRAIDLPGLCIVRVDRAPPILQETERGEITDVGVREDARRQGIARALVDAALDWLRERGVARVEIQVAVGNREGQAFWRAMGFGDLMDVLHKRI, encoded by the coding sequence GTGCGCGACGCGCGGGCGAACGAGCTCGACCGCGTGGCCGCGCTGTGGACGGCGATCACCGAGCACCACGCGGCGCTCGACCCGTTCTTCACGCAGCGCCGCGACGCGCGCGCCGAGCGGGAGCTGCGCGCGCTGCTCGCCGCGCTCCATCGCGACCCGGACGCGCGCATCCTCGTCTACGAGCGGGCGGCGATTGCGGGCGGTGCGGCAGCGGCTCGCGACGCGGTCGGCGGCGACGCCCCGCCGGCCGCGGGCCGCGCGATCGACCTCCCGGGCCTGTGCATCGTGCGGGTCGACCGCGCGCCTCCCATTCTCCAGGAGACCGAGCGCGGCGAGATCACGGACGTGGGCGTGCGCGAGGACGCACGCCGCCAGGGCATCGCGCGCGCGCTCGTCGACGCGGCGCTCGACTGGCTGCGCGAGCGGGGCGTCGCGCGCGTCGAGATCCAGGTGGCGGTCGGCAACCGCGAGGGCCAGGCGTTCTGGCGCGCGATGGGCTTCGGCGACCTGATGGACGTGCTGCACAAGCGCATCTGA
- a CDS encoding sigma 54-interacting transcriptional regulator yields the protein MTTPTPTTSERTGDARASGARASGVGVGVGIWVLHRDAARRDALAAACAGLGVDVRAASPSDALFADEASLRAVRVVVLGVPRDPEVELEFAHRSARRLPGRRFVLAADRHDERALATLFDALDAHRLGAGFDARALRAAVVDALRPPVARDSLRLRRHRDALSDRFARWLGDVDAPELLRAMDPQLAHVPIVVTGEPGTGRELLARYVHTFGGDAAGGRMPFVAIDCARARSARELAAAIAASGGAASATVFLADLDRLAPSLQTTLRGWIEYGLPPGLAAAARLRFVASLGPSSTARARALDPGLRAALAGLEIAIPPLRERPDAIEKIARATLAAQAHAAGRRPRELAPDALRALAVHGWPGNARELESAVVHALAETGADPIHASHLGLGAAHDVPASSAERARPQPAAPLEGVLVAGREDDERSLPEAEIVADEPPPRASAHAQGGAVTRASTRTREAAVTRAAATRDAVTRDGVTREREARDALDEAGAIVELSLDDLVDPPSAEARTQPAPASPPRRAERVAASPPAPKPDAGPTRAPRAPRAPHAQPTPSAARTAEVPTRAARGGDFDEERSWHRLLAATGDAIRRRVDEVRGALDALPAEPDAADAARVEARLREPLDALDAEAERLDALARTFDERVEAFDASALVESLLAELREAMTRGGLLVLKELDRRHPHASAQPGRLRVALRGVLARMGALAREGGELYVASHMNAAGLHGAPAVRLLLRATTSPARPAAAMHGALRVELAACEAAVRSARGAFTVSDGGGGQLLVVLDLPAARTAGDPGSRPEARAAAGPTAP from the coding sequence ATGACGACGCCGACTCCCACGACGAGTGAACGAACGGGCGACGCGCGCGCGAGCGGCGCGCGCGCGTCCGGCGTCGGCGTCGGCGTCGGGATCTGGGTGCTGCACCGCGACGCCGCGCGGCGCGACGCGCTCGCCGCCGCCTGCGCGGGCCTCGGCGTCGACGTCCGCGCCGCGAGCCCCTCGGACGCGCTGTTCGCCGACGAGGCCTCGCTGCGCGCCGTGCGCGTCGTCGTGCTCGGCGTGCCGCGCGACCCCGAGGTCGAGCTCGAGTTCGCGCACCGCAGCGCGCGCCGCCTGCCCGGGCGTCGCTTCGTGCTCGCCGCGGATCGCCACGACGAGCGCGCCCTCGCAACCCTCTTCGACGCGCTCGACGCGCACCGTCTCGGCGCGGGCTTCGACGCGCGCGCGCTCCGCGCCGCGGTCGTCGACGCGCTGCGCCCGCCCGTCGCGCGCGACTCGCTGCGGCTGCGCCGCCATCGCGACGCGCTGTCCGATCGCTTCGCGCGCTGGCTCGGCGACGTCGACGCGCCCGAGCTCCTGCGCGCGATGGACCCGCAGCTCGCCCACGTGCCCATCGTCGTGACCGGCGAGCCCGGCACGGGTCGCGAGCTGCTCGCGCGCTACGTGCACACGTTCGGCGGCGACGCGGCGGGAGGGCGCATGCCCTTCGTCGCGATCGACTGCGCCCGCGCGCGAAGCGCGCGCGAGCTCGCGGCGGCGATCGCCGCGAGCGGCGGCGCGGCCTCCGCGACCGTGTTCCTCGCCGACCTCGACCGGCTCGCGCCGTCGCTCCAGACGACGCTGCGGGGCTGGATCGAGTACGGGCTCCCGCCCGGGCTCGCAGCCGCCGCGCGTCTGCGCTTCGTCGCCTCGCTCGGCCCGTCGTCGACGGCCCGCGCCCGCGCACTCGACCCCGGACTGCGCGCTGCGCTCGCCGGGCTCGAGATCGCCATCCCCCCGCTGCGCGAGCGACCGGACGCGATCGAGAAGATCGCGCGCGCGACGCTCGCCGCGCAGGCGCACGCCGCCGGACGCCGCCCGCGCGAGCTCGCGCCCGACGCGCTGCGCGCGCTCGCCGTGCACGGCTGGCCGGGCAACGCGCGCGAGCTCGAGAGCGCCGTCGTCCACGCGCTCGCCGAGACCGGCGCCGACCCGATCCACGCCTCCCACCTCGGGCTCGGCGCGGCGCACGACGTCCCTGCGTCGAGCGCGGAGCGCGCGCGCCCGCAGCCCGCCGCGCCACTCGAAGGCGTGCTCGTCGCCGGCCGCGAGGACGACGAGCGCTCCCTGCCCGAAGCCGAGATCGTCGCCGACGAGCCTCCGCCGCGCGCGAGCGCGCACGCGCAGGGCGGCGCGGTGACGCGCGCGAGCACGCGAACGCGGGAAGCAGCGGTGACGCGCGCCGCGGCGACACGCGACGCCGTGACGCGCGACGGCGTGACGCGAGAGCGGGAGGCGCGCGACGCGCTCGACGAGGCCGGCGCGATCGTCGAGCTCTCGCTCGACGACCTGGTCGACCCGCCGAGCGCCGAGGCCCGCACGCAGCCGGCGCCTGCCTCCCCGCCTCGGCGCGCGGAGCGCGTCGCGGCGTCTCCGCCCGCGCCGAAGCCCGACGCGGGCCCGACGCGGGCGCCGCGCGCGCCGCGCGCGCCGCACGCACAGCCGACTCCGTCCGCGGCGCGCACCGCCGAGGTCCCGACTCGCGCCGCGCGCGGCGGCGACTTCGACGAGGAGCGCAGCTGGCACCGGCTGCTCGCGGCCACCGGCGACGCGATCCGCCGGCGCGTCGACGAGGTGCGCGGCGCGCTCGACGCGCTCCCCGCCGAGCCCGACGCGGCGGACGCGGCGCGCGTCGAGGCGCGGCTGCGCGAGCCGCTCGACGCACTCGACGCAGAGGCCGAACGGCTCGACGCGCTCGCCCGCACCTTCGACGAGCGCGTCGAGGCGTTCGACGCGAGCGCGCTCGTCGAGTCGCTGCTCGCCGAGCTGCGCGAGGCGATGACGCGCGGCGGCCTGCTCGTGCTGAAGGAGCTCGACCGCCGCCACCCGCACGCGTCGGCGCAGCCCGGGCGGCTGCGCGTCGCACTGCGCGGGGTGCTCGCGCGGATGGGCGCGCTCGCGCGCGAGGGCGGCGAGCTCTACGTCGCGTCGCACATGAACGCGGCGGGCCTGCACGGCGCGCCGGCGGTCCGCCTGCTGCTGCGCGCGACGACCTCGCCCGCGCGGCCTGCCGCGGCCATGCACGGCGCCCTGCGCGTCGAGCTCGCCGCCTGCGAGGCCGCCGTCCGCTCCGCGCGCGGCGCCTTCACGGTGAGTGACGGGGGCGGCGGCCAGCTGCTCGTCGTGCTCGACCTCCCCGCCGCGCGCACCGCGGGCGACCCCGGCTCGCGGCCCGAGGCCCGCGCGGCGGCCGGCCCGACGGCGCCCTGA
- a CDS encoding PilZ domain-containing protein, producing MSPREPETTKPADAALRERGDLRRPTLRSALLVEFDREAEGEAARRRGYTLDESAGGVCIQLDAPVEPGDVFRLELRSLDDEIARAEIARVVWCTARQGGRFNAGLEIVSEREAREGLLHVEHERHRQPVPVRSGRVPGEG from the coding sequence ATGAGCCCGCGTGAGCCCGAGACGACGAAGCCTGCCGACGCCGCACTGCGCGAGCGCGGCGACCTCCGCCGTCCCACGCTGCGGAGCGCGCTGCTGGTCGAGTTCGACCGCGAGGCGGAGGGCGAAGCGGCGCGGCGCCGCGGCTACACGCTCGACGAGAGCGCGGGCGGCGTCTGCATCCAGCTCGACGCGCCCGTCGAGCCCGGCGACGTCTTCCGCCTCGAGCTCCGCTCGCTCGACGACGAGATCGCGCGCGCCGAGATCGCGCGCGTCGTGTGGTGCACGGCGCGGCAGGGCGGGCGGTTCAACGCGGGCCTCGAGATCGTGAGCGAGCGCGAGGCGCGCGAAGGCCTGCTGCACGTCGAGCACGAGCGACACCGACAGCCGGTGCCCGTGCGGAGTGGGCGCGTGCCCGGAGAAGGTTGA
- the tatA gene encoding twin-arginine translocase TatA/TatE family subunit — MFGIGPQELIVILIVALLVLGPKRLPEIARSLGKGLAEFRRASSDLRQSLALDDEPERRVPPRGPAQTALGAPTPAPEGATAAGDASPASDPAEGRTIAPPEPPSATPAEASEEKTPTGG; from the coding sequence ATGTTCGGGATCGGCCCGCAAGAGCTCATCGTGATCCTGATCGTCGCGCTGCTCGTCCTCGGGCCGAAGCGGCTGCCCGAGATCGCGCGCTCGCTCGGCAAGGGCCTCGCCGAGTTCCGGCGCGCGTCGAGCGATCTGCGACAGAGCCTCGCGCTCGACGACGAGCCGGAGCGGCGCGTCCCGCCGCGCGGCCCCGCGCAGACCGCGCTCGGCGCGCCGACGCCCGCGCCCGAGGGCGCGACCGCGGCGGGCGACGCGTCACCGGCGAGCGACCCCGCCGAGGGCCGCACGATCGCGCCGCCCGAGCCGCCGTCTGCGACCCCCGCCGAAGCGAGCGAAGAGAAGACGCCGACCGGTGGATGA
- the tatC gene encoding twin-arginine translocase subunit TatC — MDDQALPITEHLAELRMRLAWIVGALVVGTAISYDQAERIFGFLVAPVLASLPEGAKLQAIRPTEIFFTYLKCAVLSGFVLSLPIFFWHTWRFVAPGLYPGERRAVVPFVFFSTILFTSGAFFGYTMIFPVIFGFFTSFDSAFAESAWTMQEVFSLTTRLFLAFGVAFELPIVVFFLSITGVLTARQLLAGTPYAVLAMFVVGAVLTPPDVVSQILLAIPMVGLYLVGVGVAWVFGPKQEPAQRDARDPA; from the coding sequence GTGGATGACCAGGCGCTCCCGATCACCGAGCACCTCGCCGAGCTGCGCATGCGACTCGCGTGGATCGTCGGAGCCCTCGTCGTCGGCACCGCGATCTCCTACGACCAGGCCGAGCGCATCTTCGGCTTCCTCGTCGCGCCCGTGCTCGCCTCGCTGCCCGAGGGCGCGAAGCTGCAGGCGATCCGCCCGACCGAGATCTTCTTCACCTACCTGAAGTGCGCCGTGCTCTCGGGCTTCGTGCTCTCGCTCCCGATCTTCTTCTGGCACACGTGGCGCTTCGTGGCGCCCGGCCTGTATCCGGGCGAGCGGCGCGCCGTCGTCCCGTTCGTGTTCTTCTCGACCATCCTGTTCACGTCGGGCGCGTTCTTCGGGTACACGATGATCTTCCCGGTGATCTTCGGCTTCTTCACGAGCTTCGACTCGGCCTTCGCCGAGAGCGCGTGGACGATGCAGGAGGTCTTCTCGCTGACGACGCGCCTGTTCCTCGCGTTCGGCGTCGCGTTCGAGCTGCCGATCGTCGTGTTCTTCCTGAGCATCACGGGCGTGCTGACCGCGCGGCAGCTGCTCGCCGGAACGCCCTACGCCGTGCTGGCGATGTTCGTCGTCGGCGCCGTGCTGACACCGCCCGACGTCGTGAGCCAGATCCTGCTCGCGATCCCGATGGTCGGGCTCTACCTCGTCGGCGTCGGCGTCGCGTGGGTGTTCGGGCCGAAGCAGGAGCCTGCGCAGCGCGACGCGCGCGACCCCGCCTAG
- a CDS encoding GNAT family N-acetyltransferase yields MRVRDAHAHGDGRALDVAFVERMLFEAFFWRPDAERPSLDAFRDREPEHRKLLRDLGARAGDCIAVAEGDAGERLGAAWYRFWTAAEHSYGWVAADVPELAIAVEAAARGRGVGRALMEALVARARERGVRALSLSVDPENRAIALYRSLGFREVGRVGTSLTLVLEIGRGPYAARG; encoded by the coding sequence GTGCGCGTCCGCGACGCACACGCGCACGGCGACGGACGCGCGCTCGACGTCGCCTTCGTCGAGCGGATGCTGTTCGAGGCGTTCTTCTGGAGGCCGGACGCCGAACGGCCCTCCCTCGACGCGTTCCGCGACCGCGAGCCCGAGCACCGCAAGCTGCTGCGCGACCTCGGCGCCCGCGCGGGCGACTGCATCGCCGTGGCGGAAGGCGACGCCGGCGAGCGGCTCGGCGCGGCGTGGTACCGGTTCTGGACCGCGGCCGAGCACTCGTACGGCTGGGTCGCCGCGGACGTTCCCGAGCTCGCGATCGCGGTCGAGGCGGCAGCGCGCGGCCGCGGCGTCGGGCGCGCGCTCATGGAGGCGCTCGTCGCACGCGCCCGCGAGCGCGGCGTGCGCGCGCTCTCGCTGAGCGTCGACCCCGAGAACCGCGCGATCGCGCTCTACCGGAGCCTCGGCTTCCGCGAGGTCGGCCGCGTCGGCACCTCGCTCACGCTCGTGCTCGAGATCGGCCGCGGGCCCTACGCCGCGCGCGGCTGA
- a CDS encoding emopamil-binding family protein yields the protein MKPLWRRPLDLGLALFFSVSVLYGFLFSLPEGLGVPVAADSPWPPLRALHDWAVAEEPAHLDPPPNLIAACLFDGFFQAPALLFVMIGLARLRPWLRPLGLVYAGAAVTNMFFYFAQTFLGPHPPPNTAYYLAFNLPWMIAPAVLGARVLLGRDLDGGAQPRAA from the coding sequence GTGAAGCCGTTGTGGCGCCGCCCGCTCGACCTCGGGCTCGCGCTCTTCTTCTCCGTCTCCGTGCTGTACGGCTTCCTGTTCAGCCTGCCGGAGGGGCTCGGCGTGCCCGTCGCGGCCGACAGCCCGTGGCCCCCGCTGCGCGCGCTGCACGACTGGGCCGTCGCCGAGGAGCCCGCGCACCTCGACCCGCCGCCGAACCTGATCGCGGCGTGCCTGTTCGACGGCTTCTTCCAGGCGCCCGCGCTGCTGTTCGTGATGATCGGGCTCGCGCGCCTGCGCCCGTGGCTCCGACCGCTCGGCCTCGTCTACGCCGGCGCCGCGGTCACGAACATGTTCTTCTACTTCGCGCAGACCTTCCTCGGCCCGCACCCGCCGCCCAACACCGCCTACTATCTCGCCTTCAACCTGCCGTGGATGATCGCGCCGGCCGTGCTCGGCGCGCGCGTCCTGCTCGGGCGCGACCTCGACGGCGGCGCTCAGCCGCGCGCGGCGTAG
- a CDS encoding glutathione S-transferase family protein, whose protein sequence is MSTYRLYSWEHSYFSGKVRAYLRFKRRAGALEPGFEDVLATPELLVGRLAPRTGSTAVPQLELPDGRIVQDSSEILDVVEAAHPREPVVPDARTRPRQCIASYLVELLADEWLVVPAFWQRWFYSENGREPNHRAFNEQQWGAALAPGAGGLERRAAGAAFFEKAFGIADTRHAPKGVYAGLVHLGCDARTERAWQASQHRVLCLLEAHLARHDHALGGRPSLADYGLLGPLYAHLYRDAIPGFALRVLFPLVAEWVERTNGEGALNARRYGQRLYTLDGDGELVGRPATSDGGAWLDDDRVPETLRPVIGVFFEEMWPVLRDSVATLARFVASDAHAPGGELPGKTFTATPGFEAHQTGEGALTHAFEIGGVRARRMVVPYQTWMLQRLERAIDAACAAPGGRAALEAFLAPFPGGLELLELGPLLDGCRLRKEGARLFSEAR, encoded by the coding sequence ATGTCGACGTACCGTCTCTACTCGTGGGAGCACAGCTACTTCTCGGGGAAGGTCCGCGCGTACCTGCGCTTCAAGCGGCGCGCCGGCGCGCTCGAGCCCGGCTTCGAGGACGTGCTCGCGACGCCCGAGCTGCTCGTCGGCCGGCTCGCGCCGCGCACGGGCTCGACGGCCGTGCCGCAGCTCGAGCTGCCCGACGGGCGCATCGTGCAGGACTCGAGCGAGATCCTCGACGTCGTCGAGGCCGCGCACCCGCGCGAGCCGGTCGTGCCGGACGCGCGCACGCGGCCGCGCCAGTGCATCGCGTCGTACCTCGTCGAGCTGCTCGCCGACGAGTGGCTCGTCGTGCCGGCGTTCTGGCAGCGCTGGTTCTACAGCGAGAACGGGCGCGAGCCCAACCACCGCGCGTTCAACGAGCAGCAGTGGGGCGCTGCGCTCGCACCGGGCGCGGGCGGTCTCGAGCGGCGCGCGGCGGGCGCGGCGTTCTTCGAGAAGGCGTTCGGCATCGCCGACACGCGGCACGCGCCGAAGGGCGTCTACGCCGGGCTCGTGCACCTCGGCTGCGATGCGCGGACCGAGCGCGCCTGGCAGGCGAGCCAGCACCGCGTCCTGTGCCTGCTCGAAGCGCACCTCGCGCGGCACGACCACGCACTCGGAGGCCGGCCGAGCCTCGCCGACTACGGCCTGCTCGGCCCGCTCTACGCGCACCTCTACCGCGACGCGATCCCGGGCTTCGCGCTGCGCGTCCTCTTCCCGCTCGTCGCCGAGTGGGTCGAGCGCACGAACGGGGAGGGCGCGCTCAACGCGCGCCGCTACGGGCAGCGGCTCTACACGCTCGACGGCGACGGCGAGCTGGTCGGACGCCCCGCGACGAGCGACGGCGGCGCGTGGCTCGACGACGACCGCGTTCCCGAGACGCTGCGGCCCGTGATCGGCGTGTTCTTCGAGGAGATGTGGCCCGTGCTGCGCGACTCGGTCGCGACGCTCGCGCGCTTCGTCGCGAGCGATGCGCACGCGCCGGGCGGCGAGCTCCCCGGCAAGACCTTCACCGCGACGCCGGGCTTCGAGGCGCACCAGACGGGCGAGGGCGCGCTGACGCACGCGTTCGAGATCGGCGGCGTGCGCGCGCGGCGGATGGTCGTGCCGTACCAGACGTGGATGCTCCAGCGCCTCGAGCGCGCGATCGACGCGGCCTGCGCGGCGCCGGGCGGTCGCGCCGCGCTCGAGGCGTTCCTCGCGCCCTTCCCGGGCGGGCTCGAGCTGCTCGAGCTCGGGCCGCTGCTCGACGGATGCCGGCTCCGCAAGGAGGGCGCGCGGCTCTTCTCGGAAGCTCGTTAG
- a CDS encoding SGNH/GDSL hydrolase family protein produces the protein MLRRLAARLALAFASAALVAVAFELGLRALGYGALYDVYSKPEIFWVHDDLLGWRHDRGVSGRYVGPRPFPVEFDAEVEINSLGMRGPEIAPRPPDGVRILFLGDSVVAGFEVPYAQTFAHLAGVHLSERLGVPVQTLNGAVRGYGTDQSYLWYRERGKGLQPDWVVFVHSLNDPTDNMELHRMRRLFGKGAFALRADGSLELLGTPVPEYPLCSHWRLDERYVPTRMDGVAQRAYCAVELSLSDRSALFSLAAMRLAQHKPVLEAIWYWAVPARKAAQRARDAGGRAFAAAGRALGPNAAAAQAATLQAGARSASASERLTSALLVALAREVRTSGARLLIVIRDTELARMDTHALRIEGAIARTIYMDPARAAGRRVTFVNDNHYTALGHELTGRALADALAPLVRRVDSANAPAAPAAPTPAATPRGEASQEGASR, from the coding sequence ATGCTGCGACGGCTCGCCGCCCGCCTCGCGCTCGCCTTCGCGAGCGCGGCCCTCGTCGCGGTCGCGTTCGAGCTCGGGCTGCGCGCGCTCGGCTACGGCGCGCTCTACGACGTCTACTCGAAGCCCGAGATCTTCTGGGTGCACGACGACCTGCTCGGCTGGCGCCACGACCGCGGCGTGTCGGGCCGCTACGTCGGCCCGCGCCCCTTCCCCGTCGAGTTCGACGCCGAGGTCGAGATCAACTCGCTCGGCATGCGCGGGCCCGAGATCGCGCCGCGTCCGCCCGATGGCGTGCGCATCCTGTTCCTCGGCGACTCGGTCGTCGCGGGCTTCGAGGTGCCGTACGCGCAGACCTTCGCGCACCTCGCGGGCGTCCATCTCTCCGAACGGCTCGGCGTTCCCGTACAGACGCTCAACGGCGCGGTGCGCGGCTACGGCACCGACCAGAGCTACCTCTGGTATCGCGAGCGCGGAAAGGGCCTCCAGCCCGACTGGGTCGTGTTCGTCCACAGCCTGAACGACCCGACCGACAACATGGAGCTCCACCGCATGCGGCGGCTCTTCGGCAAGGGCGCCTTCGCGCTGCGCGCCGACGGGAGCCTCGAGCTGCTCGGCACGCCGGTGCCCGAGTACCCGCTGTGCTCGCACTGGAGGCTCGACGAGCGCTACGTGCCGACGCGCATGGACGGCGTCGCGCAGCGCGCCTACTGCGCCGTCGAGCTCTCGCTCTCCGACCGCTCGGCCCTCTTCAGCCTCGCGGCGATGCGCCTCGCGCAGCACAAGCCCGTGCTCGAGGCCATCTGGTACTGGGCAGTGCCCGCGCGCAAGGCCGCGCAGCGCGCGCGCGACGCGGGCGGGCGCGCATTCGCGGCCGCCGGCCGCGCGCTCGGGCCGAACGCAGCCGCGGCGCAGGCGGCGACGCTGCAAGCGGGAGCGCGCTCCGCGAGCGCGAGCGAGCGCCTCACGAGTGCGCTGCTCGTGGCGCTCGCGCGCGAGGTGCGCACCTCGGGTGCAAGGCTGCTGATCGTCATCCGCGACACCGAGCTCGCCCGCATGGACACCCACGCACTGCGCATCGAGGGCGCGATCGCGCGCACGATCTACATGGACCCCGCTCGCGCGGCCGGACGGCGCGTCACGTTCGTGAACGACAACCACTACACCGCGCTCGGCCACGAGCTCACCGGCCGCGCACTCGCCGACGCGCTCGCGCCGCTCGTCCGTCGGGTCGACTCCGCGAACGCGCCGGCCGCGCCGGCCGCACCGACGCCTGCAGCCACGCCGCGAGGCGAAGCCAGCCAGGAGGGAGCCTCCCGATGA